ACGAGCTGCGCGCCGCTGGCGAAGCCGGGCCCTATGTGCGTGCCGAACCAGACGCACGCAACGGATACGGGCCCCATTAACCCTTTTAGCGTGCCGCCTGACATCGCTATCCCTCCCTGATGTCTCTTACAAGATTCCTGAATGCGCTGATGTAGAATTTCGTGTCGAGGGACACCGCAGCCGCGTCGAATCCCTGCTCAAAGTAGGCGCGCGTGGACTTCGCGTCTCCGGTGTAGAGCATCGCGAATTTTCCGGTCTCTTTGCATGCCTTCAATATTCTGTCGATTGAGTCCTTAAACTCCTGCGTGCCGAATTCTCCGGGCTTTCCGAGCGCGGCGGAAAGGTCGAACGGGCCGATGAATATTCCGTCGACGCCCTCGATATGCGTTATTTCTTCTATTCCTGCGAGGCATCCCGCCGTCTCGCACTGGGGAATCAGCAGGGTTTCGCTGTTGCAGGTCTCGAAATACGGCGTGAGCCCTTTACTCGCGTAGTCCGCTTCGCCCCATATCGCGTCGCGCCCCCACATTACGCCGCGGCTGCCGACCGGGTAATATTTCGCGTAGCCGACGAGGTCGCG
The window above is part of the Cloacibacillus sp. An23 genome. Proteins encoded here:
- a CDS encoding aldolase/citrate lyase family protein, translating into MKNLLKEKLLAGGKGIGTFFEIGGSNAVECLGASGLDFFIIDSEHGPFEPESSADLVRAACLRNITPLARIKDCSRPSVLKMLDIGVQGLVVPCVESVQEVRDLVGYAKYYPVGSRGVMWGRDAIWGEADYASKGLTPYFETCNSETLLIPQCETAGCLAGIEEITHIEGVDGIFIGPFDLSAALGKPGEFGTQEFKDSIDRILKACKETGKFAMLYTGDAKSTRAYFEQGFDAAAVSLDTKFYISAFRNLVRDIREG